From Ignavibacteria bacterium, one genomic window encodes:
- a CDS encoding IS3 family transposase, translating into MRYRFMDTHRAQWPLAAMSRALEVSRQGYHAWKRREPSRRTIRHATVRLRLKRIFEQTNGSYGSPRMTRVLRNEGEIITHKTVERLMRAEGLHASRKRRYRPTTDSTRTLGPAPNLLQRAFNVPVIDRVWVSDFTELPCRNGKAYAVAIMDLCSRRILGITVSHNMQTRTLIHTLNQACHVRRSRPTEPIVFHSDQGSQYNADTFRTELAKRNFQQSMSGRGNCYDNAPMESFWARMKTELKHEMLFDDLRHARGCVYRWTHLFYNRQRLHSGINHLTPVQFEEELISQQRDQPTCL; encoded by the coding sequence ATGAGATACCGCTTCATGGACACCCATCGGGCGCAATGGCCATTGGCAGCAATGTCGCGTGCATTGGAAGTCAGTCGCCAGGGCTATCACGCTTGGAAACGACGTGAACCTTCACGCAGAACAATACGTCATGCAACGGTACGCCTGCGACTCAAGCGGATCTTCGAGCAGACAAACGGCTCGTACGGCAGCCCGCGCATGACACGTGTGCTGCGTAATGAAGGCGAGATCATTACGCACAAGACCGTCGAGCGGTTGATGCGCGCAGAGGGCTTGCATGCAAGCCGCAAGCGGCGATACCGTCCGACGACCGATTCAACGCGTACTCTCGGTCCGGCACCGAATCTGCTGCAACGAGCATTCAACGTTCCGGTGATTGATCGTGTATGGGTCAGTGACTTCACCGAGTTGCCGTGTCGTAACGGTAAAGCTTATGCAGTGGCAATTATGGACTTGTGCTCGCGACGTATTCTCGGCATCACCGTCTCGCACAACATGCAAACGAGAACGCTCATTCATACGCTGAATCAAGCGTGTCATGTTCGGCGTTCACGGCCAACAGAACCGATCGTGTTTCATTCGGACCAAGGGAGTCAGTACAACGCAGATACATTCAGAACAGAACTGGCAAAGCGCAACTTTCAACAGAGCATGAGTGGTAGAGGCAACTGCTACGACAACGCGCCGATGGAGTCCTTCTGGGCTCGTATGAAGACAGAGCTAAAGCACGAAATGCTGTTTGATGACCTGCGCCATGCGCGTGGATGCGTCTATCGATGGACGCATCTCTTCTACAATCGCCAGCGGCTACATTCCGGCATCAATCATTTGACGCCAGTACAATTCGAAGAAGAGCTAATTTCACAACAACGAGATCAACCTACCTGTCTATGA
- a CDS encoding ferrous iron transporter B, translating into MKPLRTVAVVGTPNVGKSTLFNELTGLQQRVGNFPGVTVEPLVGTVSIGTDRIELIDLPGIYGLEATSEDEQLTSDVLRGTHASIARPDAVLLVMNARNPEKCLVLFSQIAELGLPMILAVTMVDSVKAAGGAFDDITLHHLLGVNIYPVVGSKGLGIGDLKHALVQGVWQAPLSVIDTNATLEQRFDWSHSIIERVVIRGAEDTRSVFLDRVLLHPVWGSITFILVMAFFFQSIFTWANPLMDMIDVGVGMLQAMISDNVTSPIIRSFLMKGLVGGVGSVLVFLPQILILNVLVTLLEECGYLARAAFLVDRAMGLFGLQGRSFIPLLGSFACAIPGIMSARIIPSYRDRMATIMATPLMTCSARLPVYTLLIGAVIPASTIFGFISMQAAVMASLYVIGALSGLLIALGLKRTMFRGGVVPFLIEFPPYRLPSWKSVSITMVNRTKDFLKTAGTVILAFSIGLWILTELPRVQGTEQMNRVEAERAQIEQSYAADLGRTIQPIFAPLGFDWRLTLGVISSYAARETFVSAMGQIYATDVSESDLPLRDVLHSQLPLNVGLSVLAFYVYALQCVSTMAIMKRETGSWKWPALAFAITFVMAYCASFVVYRVF; encoded by the coding sequence ATGAAGCCACTGCGAACGGTTGCGGTGGTCGGCACACCGAATGTAGGGAAGTCCACACTCTTCAATGAACTCACGGGATTGCAACAGCGCGTTGGCAACTTCCCGGGTGTTACGGTTGAGCCGCTCGTTGGTACCGTTTCGATCGGTACGGATCGTATTGAACTTATCGACCTCCCAGGCATTTACGGTCTGGAGGCAACATCAGAAGACGAGCAGTTAACGAGCGACGTATTGCGTGGAACACATGCCTCGATCGCACGTCCGGATGCAGTGCTGCTGGTGATGAATGCTCGCAATCCAGAAAAGTGTCTCGTCCTCTTCAGTCAGATCGCCGAGCTTGGTCTGCCGATGATCTTGGCCGTTACGATGGTCGATAGTGTGAAGGCAGCCGGTGGCGCCTTTGATGACATCACACTTCATCATCTCCTTGGCGTGAACATCTATCCAGTTGTTGGCTCCAAGGGTCTTGGTATTGGAGATCTCAAACACGCACTTGTTCAGGGTGTTTGGCAAGCCCCTTTATCGGTGATCGATACCAACGCAACTCTTGAACAACGATTCGACTGGTCACATTCGATCATCGAGCGGGTTGTGATCCGTGGAGCAGAAGACACGCGCAGTGTGTTTCTAGATCGCGTGTTGCTGCATCCTGTGTGGGGGAGCATCACCTTCATCCTTGTGATGGCATTCTTCTTCCAGTCGATCTTCACCTGGGCCAATCCGCTCATGGACATGATCGATGTTGGTGTTGGTATGCTGCAAGCGATGATCTCCGACAACGTGACGTCTCCGATCATCCGGTCATTCTTGATGAAGGGGCTTGTTGGAGGCGTTGGATCCGTCCTCGTGTTTCTTCCGCAGATCCTCATCCTCAATGTGCTCGTAACACTCTTAGAAGAGTGTGGCTACCTAGCGCGAGCGGCCTTCCTTGTTGATAGGGCAATGGGGCTCTTTGGTCTGCAGGGGAGGTCCTTCATTCCCTTGCTTGGATCTTTTGCCTGTGCTATTCCGGGTATCATGTCGGCGCGGATCATTCCGTCCTATCGCGACCGAATGGCCACTATCATGGCAACACCCTTGATGACATGTTCAGCACGTCTTCCAGTCTATACGTTGTTGATCGGAGCAGTGATCCCGGCATCAACGATCTTCGGTTTCATCTCCATGCAGGCAGCGGTGATGGCATCATTGTATGTGATCGGTGCGTTGAGTGGACTCCTCATTGCGCTTGGTTTGAAGCGTACGATGTTCCGAGGTGGTGTGGTGCCGTTCCTCATCGAGTTTCCGCCGTATCGCCTTCCATCGTGGAAGAGTGTGAGCATCACCATGGTGAACCGCACCAAGGACTTCCTTAAGACCGCGGGTACGGTGATCCTCGCCTTCAGCATCGGATTGTGGATCCTCACCGAGCTTCCGCGCGTGCAAGGAACAGAGCAGATGAATCGTGTGGAGGCTGAGCGAGCACAGATCGAACAGTCATATGCAGCGGATCTTGGTCGCACCATCCAACCCATCTTTGCACCCCTCGGTTTTGATTGGCGACTCACCCTTGGCGTGATCAGCTCGTATGCAGCACGCGAGACCTTCGTCAGCGCCATGGGTCAGATCTACGCAACAGACGTCAGCGAATCCGATCTGCCTCTCCGTGACGTGTTGCACAGTCAACTCCCGCTCAACGTTGGACTCTCGGTACTGGCCTTCTATGTCTACGCCCTGCAATGCGTGAGTACCATGGCCATCATGAAACGCGAAACCGGCTCTTGGAAGTGGCCAGCGCTTGCGTTTGCCATTACCTTTGTGATGGCGTATTGTGCGTCGTTTGTTGTGTACCGAGTTTTCTGA
- a CDS encoding T9SS type A sorting domain-containing protein yields the protein MKKPTLARTYFRWFRNSLDSLIPQSFDYYVEYLGKVLTVNADHGSESERAVGAVLSGVRYGGNPTSVIDGPSTRKPTWDVSYGQLHLRCQPMEELEVLVTDLTGRVAFDRMMQGNGVVDVSGLSSGAYIICVKNLTTSSVSCSLTLLTQDL from the coding sequence ATGAAGAAACCCACGCTCGCTAGAACCTACTTTAGATGGTTCCGAAACTCTTTAGACTCTCTGATCCCACAGTCTTTTGATTACTACGTGGAGTATCTAGGGAAGGTTCTTACTGTGAATGCGGACCACGGGTCTGAATCTGAGAGGGCAGTTGGGGCGGTGCTCTCTGGAGTTCGGTATGGTGGGAATCCCACGTCGGTGATCGATGGGCCATCCACGAGAAAACCTACTTGGGATGTATCGTATGGTCAGCTTCACCTTCGATGCCAACCGATGGAAGAACTCGAAGTTTTGGTAACCGATCTGACAGGCCGAGTTGCTTTCGACCGGATGATGCAAGGCAATGGTGTGGTTGATGTTTCCGGCCTATCGAGTGGCGCTTACATCATTTGTGTGAAGAATCTCACAACATCCAGTGTTTCGTGTAGCTTGACATTACTGACACAAGACCTATAG
- the mgtE gene encoding magnesium transporter, which translates to MYGRLIAPEIEELIAARDFSTIREVVLDWEPVELADLVSDLREESRVVVFRLLPKDIAAETFSYCEFDTQQELLHDMAREEMGALLNDMSPDDRTQLFEDLPGNVVSELINSLNAEERSIALALLNWPEDSVGRLMTPDYVIIKKHWTVQQALDHIRNYGKDSETLNYLYVTEHGTLVDDIHIREILLARPESVIVDIMDEKVESLLATDDQETAVLAFKRLDRFALPVVDIDNKLLGIITLDDVLDIAEEQATEEMQRFGAVEALDDPYIDVPIIELIRKRATWLVVLFLGGFLTATAMSAFESTIDSAVILALFLPLIISSGGNSGSQAATLIVRALALGEVTLADWWQIMRREITAGFFLGILLGVLGFGRIMIGELINGHYDPNVTPVVATVILISLIGIVMAGTIAGSMLPLLMKKLGFDPAASSAPFVATFSDVTGIVIYFTIATLLLRGILL; encoded by the coding sequence ATGTACGGCAGACTCATAGCACCGGAGATCGAGGAGCTGATCGCGGCCCGAGATTTCAGTACCATCCGTGAGGTGGTTCTGGATTGGGAGCCTGTAGAGCTTGCAGATCTTGTTTCCGACCTTCGTGAGGAGAGTCGGGTGGTGGTGTTCCGTCTGCTGCCAAAGGACATCGCAGCCGAGACGTTCTCGTACTGTGAGTTCGATACGCAGCAGGAGTTATTGCATGATATGGCCCGCGAAGAGATGGGGGCCCTGCTCAATGACATGTCACCGGATGACCGGACGCAGCTTTTTGAAGATCTTCCGGGGAACGTTGTTTCGGAGCTCATCAACTCCCTCAACGCCGAAGAACGCAGTATTGCCCTTGCCCTTCTGAATTGGCCGGAGGACTCGGTTGGCCGCTTAATGACGCCGGACTATGTGATCATCAAGAAGCACTGGACCGTCCAACAGGCGCTGGATCACATTCGCAACTACGGCAAGGACTCGGAGACGCTGAACTATCTTTACGTAACAGAGCACGGAACACTTGTCGATGACATCCACATCCGAGAGATCCTGCTTGCACGTCCGGAATCGGTGATCGTCGACATCATGGATGAGAAAGTGGAATCTCTTCTCGCTACGGATGATCAAGAGACTGCCGTGTTGGCGTTCAAGAGGCTCGACAGGTTCGCCTTGCCTGTAGTGGATATCGACAACAAGCTCCTTGGCATCATCACGCTTGATGACGTCCTCGATATTGCAGAAGAACAAGCAACCGAAGAGATGCAGCGTTTCGGTGCTGTTGAAGCCCTCGACGATCCCTATATCGACGTGCCGATCATTGAACTCATTCGTAAGCGTGCAACGTGGCTCGTAGTTCTCTTCTTAGGGGGCTTCTTGACCGCCACTGCTATGTCGGCCTTTGAGTCCACAATCGACAGTGCCGTGATCCTCGCACTCTTCCTGCCCCTTATCATCTCCTCCGGCGGAAACTCCGGTTCCCAAGCAGCAACGCTGATCGTACGTGCTCTGGCTCTGGGCGAAGTGACCCTTGCCGATTGGTGGCAGATCATGCGTCGGGAGATCACAGCCGGCTTCTTTCTTGGGATCCTCTTGGGCGTCTTAGGTTTTGGCCGGATCATGATCGGCGAACTGATCAACGGTCATTACGACCCCAACGTCACCCCCGTTGTTGCCACCGTGATCCTCATCTCCCTCATCGGCATCGTCATGGCCGGTACCATAGCCGGTTCGATGTTGCCACTGCTCATGAAGAAACTCGGCTTCGACCCCGCCGCCTCCAGTGCACCGTTCGTTGCCACCTTCAGTGACGTTACCGGCATCGTGATCTACTTCACGATCGCCACATTGTTACTGCGCGGAATACTGCTATAA
- a CDS encoding transposase: MEKGKRGYRYDEAFKREAIALVIEKHIPLSNAAKQLGVAEETLRQWIAKSGLKQHADEQKSDAQRIRELERDLKQARMERDILKEAVGIFVPRPK; the protein is encoded by the coding sequence ATGGAAAAGGGAAAACGGGGATACCGTTATGACGAGGCGTTCAAACGAGAAGCAATCGCCCTGGTCATCGAGAAACACATCCCGCTATCGAATGCAGCCAAGCAACTCGGAGTTGCCGAAGAGACGCTGCGACAGTGGATCGCCAAGTCTGGTTTGAAGCAACACGCTGACGAACAGAAGTCGGATGCGCAGCGTATTCGCGAGCTGGAGCGTGATCTCAAGCAGGCCAGGATGGAGCGCGACATCCTAAAGGAGGCAGTCGGTATCTTCGTTCCACGCCCGAAATGA